The DNA segment TACGACGCCGGTCATCCGGAATTGTGTCCGGTGTTATGACGGCATGGCACCGGAGTCTGGTCTGTATTTTTACGAGGAGGGGATGTTCATGATGCAATTTTCCCGGAGACAGTTTCTCAAAGTTTCGGTGGGAACCGTCGCGGCCGTGGCCGTGGCGGACAAAGTCCTCGCGCTGACCGCGCTGCAGCCGGTCATCGAGGTGGGGAACCCGCTGGGTGAGTACCCGGATCGGTCCTGGGAGCGTGTGTATCACGACCAGTATCGATACGACTCATCCTTTACCTGGTGCTGCTCCCCGAACGACACGCACGGCTGTCGCGTCCGGGCCTTCGTCCGGAACGGCGTCGTGATGCGGGTGGAGCAGAACTACGACCACCAAAC comes from the Nitrospira sp. genome and includes:
- a CDS encoding twin-arginine translocation signal domain-containing protein produces the protein MMQFSRRQFLKVSVGTVAAVAVADKVLALTALQPVIEVGNPLGEYPDRSWERVYHDQYRYDSSFTWCCSPNDTHGCRVRAFVRNGVVMRVEQNYDHQTYEDLYGNRGTFAHNPRMCLKGFTFHRRVYGPYRLKGPLMRKGWKQWMDDGSPELTPDVKRKYKFDSRFLDDLNRVS